A genomic stretch from Corynebacterium sp. 21KM1197 includes:
- a CDS encoding NAD(P)H-dependent oxidoreductase — protein sequence MKIGIIVGSIREGRLGDQIGQWVAQVAQARAAEAIEATNATAAPEFTLIDLRDFDLPLYAAEVLPAMANKQYADSRVQEWSNAIDACDAFFFVTPEYNHSVPGAMKNAVDSLGAEWQGKPLGFIGYSATGGIRAVEHWRAIMANFQSRMLRTQLDFSIFGDVTEGKFSPAQRAEDTLVRMIGELVQEAARA from the coding sequence ATGAAGATCGGCATCATCGTTGGTTCTATCCGGGAGGGTCGCCTGGGGGATCAGATCGGCCAGTGGGTCGCGCAGGTGGCCCAGGCCCGCGCCGCCGAGGCCATCGAGGCAACAAACGCAACGGCAGCCCCCGAGTTCACCTTGATCGACCTCCGGGACTTTGACCTCCCCCTGTACGCCGCCGAGGTGCTCCCCGCGATGGCCAATAAGCAGTACGCGGATTCTCGCGTGCAGGAGTGGTCCAACGCCATTGATGCCTGCGATGCCTTCTTCTTTGTCACCCCGGAATACAACCACTCCGTGCCCGGTGCGATGAAGAACGCCGTGGATTCCCTCGGCGCGGAGTGGCAGGGCAAGCCGCTGGGCTTCATCGGTTATAGCGCCACCGGCGGTATCCGCGCGGTGGAGCACTGGCGCGCCATCATGGCGAACTTCCAGAGCCGCATGCTGCGCACTCAGCTCGATTTCAGCATTTTCGGTGACGTCACCGAGGGCAAGTTCAGCCCCGCGCAGCGCGCCGAGGATACCCTGGTGCGCATGATCGGGGAATTGGTGCAGGAGGCCGCGCGCGCCTAA
- a CDS encoding fumarylacetoacetate hydrolase family protein, protein MRLATLRSPDGGTHAARVHSDLTTATVLPDYPTVRHLLEEEHWEEIARTATGPQRIVRPADLAPVIPRPGKIICVGLNYARHIEEMGHERPDVPTLFIKFPEALTGPYDDVLLPPWAQEAADFEGELAVVVGKRARRVTARAATEHIAGYAVMNDYSLRDYQYRTLQWHQGKSLEKSSGFGPWLTTREDFRPGAPLRTWLNDAPMQEARTDDLVFSPEALIEYLSHLYPLEPGDVIVTGTPAGVGHARSPKRYLRDGDTVRVRVEGLGEIANTTIFERT, encoded by the coding sequence ATGCGCCTGGCCACACTGCGATCCCCCGATGGCGGCACGCACGCCGCCCGCGTCCATTCCGATCTCACCACCGCCACCGTGCTGCCCGATTACCCCACGGTACGGCACCTCCTTGAGGAGGAGCATTGGGAGGAGATCGCCCGCACGGCCACCGGCCCGCAGCGCATAGTGCGGCCCGCCGACCTCGCGCCCGTGATTCCGCGCCCCGGGAAGATCATCTGCGTGGGTCTTAATTACGCCCGGCACATCGAGGAGATGGGACACGAGCGCCCGGACGTGCCCACGCTCTTTATCAAGTTCCCCGAGGCCCTCACCGGGCCTTACGATGACGTGCTGCTGCCGCCCTGGGCGCAGGAGGCGGCGGACTTCGAGGGGGAATTGGCGGTGGTCGTCGGCAAGCGGGCGCGGCGCGTGACCGCCCGGGCCGCCACGGAGCACATCGCCGGATACGCGGTGATGAACGATTATTCCCTGCGGGATTATCAATACCGAACCTTGCAGTGGCACCAGGGGAAATCCCTGGAAAAGTCCAGCGGCTTTGGCCCCTGGCTGACCACCCGCGAGGACTTCCGGCCCGGCGCGCCCTTGCGCACCTGGCTTAACGACGCCCCCATGCAGGAGGCACGCACGGACGATCTGGTGTTCAGCCCGGAGGCACTGATCGAATATCTCAGCCACCTGTATCCGCTGGAACCGGGGGACGTGATCGTCACCGGCACCCCGGCGGGCGTGGGGCACGCGCGCTCCCCCAAGCGCTATCTCCGCGACGGCGATACCGTGCGGGTGCGCGTGGAGGGACTGGGTGAGATTGCCAATACCACGATCTTTGAAAGGACATAA
- a CDS encoding ABC transporter ATP-binding protein, producing the protein MKEKQLPAVEACNVTVRLDGAAVLSHLDFSASTGESVSIVGRSGEGKTTLLHTLAGLLTPEEGNVYVNGRNLSGLPTGEHDALRLSEIGYVFQFSELVPELTLIENVMLPRYVRGEPRKKVQRDALDLLAGVGIDPDTAHRRPALVSGGQAQRAAIARALSIKPTILLADEPTGALDPATSESVLTTLLEQTGNMETCLIIVTHDEEVSRTTHRRLELREGRLHEKVT; encoded by the coding sequence ATGAAAGAAAAACAGCTTCCCGCCGTCGAGGCTTGCAACGTAACAGTCCGCCTCGACGGCGCAGCCGTCCTCTCGCATCTTGACTTCTCCGCTTCCACAGGGGAAAGCGTGTCCATCGTGGGACGCAGTGGCGAAGGCAAAACAACGCTGCTACACACACTCGCCGGACTGCTGACCCCAGAGGAAGGCAACGTGTACGTCAACGGACGCAATCTCTCTGGACTGCCTACCGGGGAGCACGACGCCCTGCGCCTGTCCGAGATCGGCTACGTGTTCCAGTTCTCCGAACTAGTCCCGGAACTCACCCTAATAGAAAACGTCATGCTGCCCCGCTACGTCCGTGGAGAGCCTCGAAAGAAGGTGCAGCGAGACGCACTGGATTTGCTGGCGGGTGTGGGCATCGACCCCGACACCGCGCACCGTCGCCCCGCTCTGGTCTCCGGCGGCCAGGCGCAGCGGGCGGCAATTGCGCGCGCCCTGTCTATCAAGCCCACTATTCTGCTCGCTGACGAACCCACGGGTGCCCTCGACCCCGCGACCTCCGAGTCCGTACTCACCACACTACTGGAGCAGACAGGGAACATGGAAACATGCCTCATCATTGTGACACACGACGAGGAGGTCAGCCGCACAACGCACCGCCGCCTGGAACTCCGAGAAGGGAGACTCCATGAGAAAGTCACATAG
- the pth gene encoding aminoacyl-tRNA hydrolase: protein MNTSLVVGLGNPGPRYARTRHNLGAMVLEELLSRHPGARLSVHRKTNTEVYSQGGLILARPRSMMNLSGGPVAGLAQFFRVPPERIVVLHDELDLDFGQVKARPGGGDHGHNGLRSITKALGTKEYVRLSCGIGRPPGRMDPAAFVLKPFSRAEQEHLPILCADAADEVERVLA from the coding sequence ATGAACACCTCCCTCGTGGTGGGCCTGGGCAACCCCGGCCCCCGATACGCCCGCACCCGGCACAATCTCGGCGCCATGGTTCTGGAGGAATTGCTATCCCGCCACCCCGGCGCGCGGCTGAGCGTGCACCGCAAGACCAACACGGAGGTGTACTCCCAGGGCGGCCTGATTCTGGCGCGCCCGCGCTCCATGATGAACCTCTCCGGCGGCCCGGTGGCTGGCCTGGCACAGTTCTTCCGCGTGCCCCCGGAGCGGATCGTGGTACTGCACGATGAACTCGACCTGGACTTTGGCCAGGTCAAGGCCCGCCCCGGTGGCGGCGATCACGGACACAACGGGCTGCGTTCCATCACCAAGGCCCTGGGAACCAAGGAGTACGTGCGCCTTAGTTGCGGTATCGGCCGCCCACCGGGGCGCATGGACCCGGCCGCCTTTGTACTCAAACCATTCTCCCGCGCGGAGCAGGAGCACCTGCCGATCCTGTGCGCCGACGCCGCCGACGAGGTGGAAAGAGTGCTAGCCTGA
- a CDS encoding nitronate monooxygenase family protein → MSLLDDISTPIIAAPMAGGPSTPQLVSEAARAGGLGFLASGTISAEQLAQDMREVTAPRYGVNLFCQQQPYRDLGPLEALSDSLAPLFARHGLPAPELPAVDYTMGWDAKLAVLIDAARNQRGPAVVSSTFGIFSPHEVDCLHSYGVEAWVTVTNERDAAVAARAGVDALVVQGPEAGGHRSTWTVPEEPDTRLLPELVAAVHEAAPDMPLVAAGGLSTAQAVAEALTWPGVRAVSCGTAFLRSPEAGTSAANRALLARGEAETVSTRAFSGRYARGLATAFTREHEAVPPAYPPLNALLKPLRGAEECAYCLAGEGYREAQEIPAADIMKLLGELTGSTR, encoded by the coding sequence ATGAGCCTCCTTGACGATATTTCCACGCCCATCATCGCGGCCCCCATGGCCGGTGGCCCGTCCACCCCGCAGTTGGTCTCCGAGGCCGCACGCGCCGGGGGCCTGGGCTTCCTGGCCTCCGGGACGATCAGCGCGGAACAACTTGCCCAGGATATGCGGGAGGTCACGGCTCCGCGCTACGGGGTGAACCTCTTTTGCCAGCAGCAGCCGTACCGTGACCTCGGACCGCTGGAGGCACTCAGCGATTCCCTCGCCCCGCTTTTTGCCCGTCACGGCCTGCCCGCCCCGGAACTCCCGGCGGTGGATTACACGATGGGGTGGGACGCCAAACTGGCGGTGCTTATCGACGCCGCCCGGAACCAGCGCGGCCCCGCCGTGGTGAGCAGCACCTTTGGCATTTTCTCCCCGCACGAGGTGGATTGCCTGCACTCCTACGGCGTGGAGGCATGGGTGACGGTGACCAACGAGCGCGACGCCGCCGTGGCCGCGCGCGCCGGGGTGGACGCGCTGGTGGTGCAGGGGCCGGAAGCTGGTGGGCACCGCTCGACCTGGACGGTGCCGGAGGAGCCGGATACCCGCTTGCTGCCGGAACTGGTGGCGGCGGTGCACGAGGCGGCACCGGACATGCCCCTGGTGGCGGCCGGAGGCTTGAGCACCGCGCAGGCGGTGGCCGAGGCTCTGACCTGGCCGGGCGTGCGCGCGGTGTCCTGCGGCACGGCCTTTTTGCGTTCCCCGGAGGCGGGCACCTCGGCGGCGAACCGGGCGTTGCTGGCGCGCGGGGAGGCGGAAACCGTGTCCACCCGCGCCTTTTCCGGCCGGTACGCGCGCGGGCTGGCCACGGCCTTTACCCGCGAGCACGAGGCGGTGCCGCCCGCGTACCCGCCCCTGAACGCCCTGCTCAAGCCGCTGCGCGGGGCGGAGGAGTGTGCCTACTGCCTCGCTGGGGAGGGCTATCGGGAAGCCCAGGAGATTCCGGCAGCAGACATTATGAAACTGCTCGGTGAACTCACAGGAAGTACTCGGTGA
- a CDS encoding multicopper oxidase family protein: MVKEAAVERRTFLRGAGLGVLALAVTPLLPACSTGQPTPRGYSGQARPLPIPPLAQGELIDAARTFHLDAGAVDAQILPDATTPAWGFNGGHLGPTLRLRRGEDVRMNVHNGLDEMTTIHWHGMKLPAIADGGPHQPIEPGETWTPQWRVEQPAATLWYHPHPHERTALHAYRGLAGMILIEDEVSDSLALPSEYGVDDIPLAIMDQKFQDNGHLDEVSDPDLGLMGDTPTINGITHAYFDATTSTLRLRLLNAATMRFYRLGFSDDRPFRVVATDSGFLPQPIEVTHLPISPGERAEIVVDLEAGETVTLSSTPFPDNFGVPEDEYSLDFGLQDSFDLLEIRAADRLAASLALPDTLAPDAAREVAVNGAVEREFVLNTFQINGQSMDMSRVDVTIDHDRPEIWTVTNENADWIHNFHIHDATFKVLSLDGTDVEVFTSGWKDTVALPPGATARLAVEFGYYPDPHWAYMYHCHMLLHEDSGMMGQFVIVPPGERAALAMGAGHGHG, translated from the coding sequence ATGGTCAAGGAGGCAGCGGTGGAGAGAAGAACGTTTCTACGCGGGGCTGGCCTGGGAGTGCTCGCCCTGGCGGTGACCCCGCTGTTGCCCGCCTGCTCCACCGGGCAACCCACCCCGCGCGGCTACTCCGGGCAGGCCCGCCCCCTGCCCATTCCGCCGCTCGCCCAGGGGGAGCTTATCGACGCCGCGCGCACCTTCCACCTGGACGCCGGTGCGGTGGACGCGCAGATACTTCCCGATGCCACCACCCCCGCCTGGGGCTTCAACGGTGGGCACCTGGGCCCCACCCTGCGCCTGCGGCGCGGCGAGGACGTGCGCATGAACGTCCACAACGGTCTGGATGAGATGACCACGATCCACTGGCACGGCATGAAACTCCCCGCCATTGCCGATGGCGGCCCACACCAGCCCATCGAACCGGGGGAGACCTGGACGCCCCAGTGGCGGGTGGAACAGCCCGCCGCCACCCTCTGGTATCACCCGCACCCGCACGAGCGCACCGCCCTGCACGCCTACCGGGGCCTGGCGGGCATGATCCTCATCGAGGACGAGGTTTCCGACTCCCTGGCGCTGCCCTCCGAGTACGGGGTGGACGATATTCCGCTGGCGATTATGGACCAGAAGTTCCAGGACAACGGACACCTCGACGAGGTCTCCGATCCCGACCTCGGCCTTATGGGAGACACCCCCACCATTAATGGCATCACCCACGCCTACTTCGACGCCACTACCTCCACCCTGCGGCTGCGCCTGCTCAACGCCGCCACCATGCGCTTTTACCGCCTGGGCTTTTCCGACGACCGCCCCTTCCGCGTGGTGGCTACGGACTCCGGCTTCCTGCCCCAACCCATCGAGGTCACCCACCTGCCGATTAGCCCCGGCGAGCGCGCCGAGATCGTGGTGGACCTGGAGGCCGGGGAGACCGTCACGCTTAGCTCCACGCCCTTCCCGGATAACTTCGGTGTGCCGGAGGATGAATACAGCCTGGACTTTGGGCTTCAAGATTCCTTTGATCTGCTGGAGATCAGAGCGGCGGATCGCCTTGCTGCGTCTTTGGCGTTGCCCGATACCTTGGCCCCCGACGCCGCCCGCGAGGTGGCAGTGAACGGTGCCGTGGAACGGGAGTTTGTGCTCAATACCTTCCAGATCAACGGGCAATCCATGGACATGAGCCGCGTGGACGTGACCATCGACCACGACCGCCCCGAAATCTGGACGGTGACCAATGAGAACGCCGACTGGATCCACAACTTCCACATTCACGACGCCACTTTCAAAGTGCTCTCTCTTGACGGTACGGACGTGGAGGTATTCACCTCCGGGTGGAAGGACACCGTGGCCCTGCCACCCGGAGCCACCGCGCGGCTGGCGGTGGAGTTTGGGTACTACCCCGATCCGCACTGGGCGTACATGTACCACTGCCACATGCTCCTGCACGAGGACTCCGGCATGATGGGGCAATTTGTGATCGTCCCGCCGGGGGAGCGGGCCGCGCTGGCGATGGGTGCGGGGCATGGGCATGGGTAG
- a CDS encoding 50S ribosomal protein L25/general stress protein Ctc, translated as MAKYPTLEAQNRTEFGKGAARRLRRAWQIPGVIYGPEMAEPVHFAAPLLEMQALVRNNGVNAIVEMDIDGEKYLTMVKHVDQNVLTLDIDHIDLLAIKRGEKVEVEVPVVLEGEPAAGTMSIQDADVLLVEADVLNIPEEITVSIEGLEVDTKITAGELNLPEDITLVAEEDTVIVSITYPEVDEELEEAAEAAEEGGAEAGAESTEEAAENEE; from the coding sequence ATGGCTAAGTACCCCACCCTGGAAGCCCAGAACCGCACCGAGTTTGGCAAGGGCGCCGCACGCCGCCTGCGCCGCGCATGGCAGATCCCCGGCGTGATCTACGGCCCCGAAATGGCCGAGCCCGTGCACTTTGCCGCCCCCCTGCTGGAGATGCAGGCCCTGGTGCGCAACAACGGCGTGAACGCCATCGTGGAGATGGACATCGACGGCGAGAAGTACCTCACCATGGTCAAGCACGTGGATCAGAACGTGCTCACCCTGGACATCGACCACATCGACCTCCTCGCCATCAAGCGCGGCGAGAAGGTGGAGGTTGAGGTTCCCGTGGTGCTCGAGGGCGAGCCCGCCGCTGGCACCATGTCCATCCAGGACGCCGACGTGCTCCTGGTGGAGGCCGACGTGCTCAACATCCCCGAGGAGATCACCGTCTCCATCGAGGGCCTTGAGGTGGACACCAAGATCACCGCCGGCGAGCTGAACCTGCCGGAGGACATCACCTTGGTGGCCGAAGAGGACACCGTGATCGTCTCCATCACCTACCCCGAGGTGGACGAGGAGCTGGAGGAGGCCGCCGAGGCTGCCGAGGAAGGCGGCGCGGAGGCCGGTGCCGAATCCACCGAGGAGGCCGCGGAGAACGAGGAGTAA
- the pth gene encoding aminoacyl-tRNA hydrolase, with protein MDIFRSPRSPQEADLHGVQWLIIGLGNPGPRYQNTPHNVGYLALDALRGSTPLLPCAGVPVTACRSTIDAVPVALLRSTTYMNESGQAVAPLASALGIPPERIVVLHDELDLPTGTTRLRQGGAENGHNGLKSISAELGTRDYLRVRMGISRPPKGTPVVDYVLGEMADTPELRSGVEHAADAARLIVSQGLARAQNEIHRR; from the coding sequence ATGGACATCTTCCGTTCCCCCCGCTCCCCCCAGGAGGCGGATCTCCACGGCGTGCAATGGCTCATCATCGGGCTCGGCAACCCCGGCCCGCGCTACCAGAACACCCCGCATAACGTGGGCTACCTGGCTCTCGACGCCTTGCGCGGCTCCACTCCCCTGCTCCCCTGCGCCGGAGTGCCCGTCACCGCCTGCCGCAGCACTATCGACGCCGTCCCCGTGGCCCTGCTGCGCTCCACCACGTACATGAACGAATCCGGGCAGGCCGTGGCCCCGCTGGCCTCGGCCCTGGGTATCCCCCCGGAGCGCATCGTGGTGCTGCACGACGAACTCGACCTGCCCACCGGCACCACGCGGCTGCGCCAGGGCGGGGCGGAAAACGGGCACAACGGGCTGAAATCCATCAGCGCGGAACTAGGCACGCGCGATTACCTGCGCGTGCGCATGGGAATCTCCCGCCCACCCAAGGGAACCCCCGTGGTGGATTACGTGCTGGGCGAGATGGCCGATACCCCGGAACTGCGCTCCGGGGTGGAGCACGCCGCCGACGCCGCGCGGCTCATCGTGAGCCAGGGTCTGGCCCGCGCCCAGAACGAGATTCACCGGCGCTAG
- a CDS encoding 3,4-dioxygenase subunit beta, protein MFRFCPYPSAEDRSPAADGKVHTFEGRRLDRQNEGPEDQGLAFDLGTVMSRRKILGSLGLGAGAFALAACTPGSGSSGSTSAASTTTGAASAAVPAEMKAETAGPYPGDGSNGPDVLDISGVERSDIRSSIGGGATADGVPLTVKMNLIDLSNGNAAYAGAAVYIWHCDAEGRYSMYDDALLEETYLRGVQVADSNGTVTFQTIVPGCYAGRWPHLHFEVFPDSASITDVNNNVLTSQLVVPEEVAAATYADSRYTDSVSNFAAISLDTDNVFSDGWDDQVPVTSGSVQGGYTLTIDVAIDPTTEQAMSDAAPMPGSGGPGGDGQGGPGGNPPQGQPPAGGPGAGATPPSGRPPQPPQN, encoded by the coding sequence GTGTTCCGTTTCTGCCCCTATCCCTCCGCCGAGGACCGCAGCCCCGCCGCAGACGGCAAAGTACACACCTTTGAGGGCCGCCGCCTCGACCGGCAAAACGAGGGCCCCGAGGATCAGGGCCTGGCCTTTGACCTGGGCACCGTGATGAGCCGCCGCAAGATCCTCGGTAGCCTGGGCCTGGGCGCCGGGGCCTTCGCCCTGGCGGCCTGCACCCCTGGTTCCGGCTCCTCCGGCAGCACCAGTGCCGCCAGCACTACCACCGGGGCAGCGAGTGCCGCCGTTCCCGCCGAGATGAAAGCGGAAACCGCGGGCCCGTACCCCGGCGACGGCTCCAACGGCCCGGACGTGCTGGACATCAGCGGCGTGGAGCGCTCCGATATTCGCTCCTCCATCGGCGGCGGGGCCACGGCCGATGGCGTGCCGCTCACCGTGAAGATGAACCTCATCGACCTCTCCAACGGTAACGCCGCCTACGCGGGAGCGGCGGTGTACATCTGGCACTGTGACGCCGAGGGGCGCTACTCCATGTATGACGACGCCCTGCTGGAGGAGACCTATCTGCGCGGCGTGCAGGTGGCCGATAGCAACGGCACCGTGACCTTCCAGACCATCGTCCCCGGCTGTTACGCCGGGCGCTGGCCGCACCTTCACTTCGAGGTATTCCCCGATTCCGCCTCCATCACGGACGTGAACAATAACGTGCTCACCTCCCAGCTCGTGGTGCCCGAGGAGGTGGCCGCCGCCACCTACGCGGACTCCCGCTACACCGATTCCGTGTCCAACTTCGCCGCGATCAGCCTGGACACGGACAACGTATTCAGCGACGGCTGGGACGATCAGGTGCCCGTCACCAGCGGCTCCGTGCAGGGCGGTTATACGCTTACTATCGACGTCGCCATCGACCCCACCACCGAGCAGGCAATGAGCGACGCCGCGCCCATGCCGGGTTCCGGTGGGCCGGGCGGGGACGGGCAGGGTGGGCCCGGTGGCAATCCGCCGCAGGGTCAGCCCCCGGCGGGCGGGCCGGGGGCTGGTGCTACCCCGCCGAGCGGCCGTCCGCCACAGCCCCCGCAGAACTAG
- a CDS encoding ribose-phosphate diphosphokinase, with protein MTAHWKQTHKNMMLFSGRAHPELGQEVAKELGIELTPTTARDFANGEIFVRFEESVRGSDCYVLQSHTQPLNKWLMEQLIMIDALKRGSARTITAILPFYPYARQDKKHRGREPISARLVADLLRTAGADRIVSVDLHTDQIQGFFDGPVDHMHAMPILTDYISAKYSLEDLCVVSPDAGRVKTAEKWANVLGDAPMAFVHKTRSLDVANQVVANRVVGDVEGKDCVLIDDMIDTGGTIAGAVGILKEAGARSVVIACTHGVFSDPARERLSQCGAEEVITTDTLPQSTEGWSNLTVLSIAPLLAQTINEIFENGSVTHLFEGQA; from the coding sequence ATGACTGCTCACTGGAAGCAAACCCACAAAAACATGATGCTGTTTTCCGGGCGTGCCCACCCGGAGCTTGGCCAGGAGGTGGCCAAGGAACTCGGGATTGAACTGACCCCCACCACGGCGCGTGACTTTGCCAACGGCGAGATCTTCGTGCGCTTTGAGGAATCGGTGCGCGGCTCGGACTGCTACGTCCTGCAATCCCACACCCAGCCGCTGAACAAGTGGCTGATGGAACAGCTCATCATGATCGACGCGCTCAAGCGCGGCTCCGCCCGCACCATCACGGCGATCCTCCCCTTCTACCCCTACGCCCGCCAGGATAAGAAGCACCGGGGCCGCGAGCCCATCTCCGCCCGCCTGGTGGCGGATCTGCTGCGCACCGCGGGCGCGGATCGCATCGTCTCCGTGGATCTGCACACCGATCAGATCCAGGGCTTCTTTGACGGCCCCGTGGATCACATGCACGCCATGCCGATCCTCACGGACTACATCTCCGCCAAGTATTCCCTGGAGGACCTGTGCGTGGTCTCCCCGGACGCCGGGCGCGTCAAGACCGCCGAGAAATGGGCCAACGTGCTGGGCGATGCCCCCATGGCCTTTGTGCACAAGACCCGCAGCCTGGACGTGGCCAACCAGGTGGTGGCCAACCGCGTGGTGGGCGACGTGGAGGGCAAGGACTGCGTGCTCATCGACGACATGATTGATACCGGCGGCACCATCGCCGGTGCCGTGGGAATCCTCAAGGAGGCAGGTGCCCGCTCCGTGGTGATCGCCTGCACCCACGGCGTGTTCTCCGATCCCGCCCGCGAGCGCCTTTCCCAGTGTGGGGCCGAGGAGGTCATCACCACCGATACCCTGCCGCAGTCCACGGAAGGATGGAGCAACCTCACGGTGCTTTCCATCGCCCCGCTGCTGGCGCAGACGATCAACGAGATCTTTGAAAACGGCTCCGTGACGCACCTCTTTGAGGGGCAAGCCTAA
- the glmU gene encoding bifunctional UDP-N-acetylglucosamine diphosphorylase/glucosamine-1-phosphate N-acetyltransferase GlmU, with protein sequence MTTASTPDCAVVVLAAGAGTRMKSATQKTLHSIGGRSLLSHSLHAAAAIEPEHLVAVVGHQREQVSPAAEAIAQELGRPVVQAVQEEQKGTGHAVQCALGAIPDFQGTVIVTNGDVPLLRPETLRRLHEAHTESPTAVTVLTLELEDPTGYGRIVRNEEGQVTSIVEQKDASDAERAIREVNSGVFAFDADVLRYGLAHLDSDNAQGELYLTDVLGIAREEGHTVRAHLADDARELAGVNDRVQLAAAGQELNRRTVEAAMRGGVTVIDPATTCIDVTVTLGQDITIEPGTQLRGTTSVGNGALIGPDSTLTDVAVGENASVVRTHALSSTIGPRAAVGPFTYLRPGTHLGEEGKLGGFVETKNATIGRGSKVPHLTYVGDATIGEQSNIGASSVFVNYDGVNKHHTVVGDHVRTGSDTMFIAPVTVGDGVYSGAGTVIKEDVPAGALVVSGGRQRNIEGWVERKRPGSPAAQAAQRAREAQSPSASDHSGADQEG encoded by the coding sequence GTGACCACTGCTTCCACCCCTGATTGCGCCGTCGTTGTGCTGGCCGCCGGAGCCGGCACGCGCATGAAGTCCGCCACCCAAAAGACGCTCCATTCCATCGGCGGGCGCAGCCTGCTCTCCCACAGCCTGCACGCCGCCGCAGCCATCGAGCCCGAGCACCTGGTGGCGGTAGTGGGGCACCAGCGCGAGCAGGTCAGCCCCGCGGCCGAGGCAATCGCGCAGGAACTGGGCCGCCCGGTGGTGCAGGCCGTGCAGGAGGAGCAGAAGGGCACCGGGCACGCGGTGCAGTGCGCACTGGGCGCGATCCCCGATTTCCAGGGCACCGTGATCGTCACCAACGGCGATGTACCCCTGCTGCGCCCGGAAACCCTGCGCAGGCTGCACGAGGCGCACACCGAATCCCCCACCGCCGTCACCGTGCTCACCCTGGAACTGGAGGACCCCACCGGCTACGGGCGCATTGTGCGCAACGAGGAGGGGCAGGTGACCAGCATCGTGGAGCAAAAGGATGCTTCCGACGCCGAGCGCGCGATCCGCGAGGTGAACTCCGGCGTGTTCGCCTTTGACGCGGACGTGCTGCGCTACGGGCTGGCCCACCTGGATTCCGATAACGCCCAGGGCGAGCTGTACCTCACCGACGTGCTGGGGATCGCCCGCGAGGAGGGCCACACCGTGCGCGCGCACCTGGCGGACGACGCCCGCGAACTCGCCGGTGTGAATGACCGCGTGCAACTAGCCGCCGCAGGCCAGGAACTCAACCGCCGCACCGTGGAGGCCGCCATGCGCGGCGGGGTGACCGTGATCGACCCCGCCACCACCTGCATTGATGTCACCGTCACCCTGGGCCAGGACATCACCATCGAGCCCGGCACCCAACTGCGCGGCACCACGAGCGTGGGCAATGGCGCGCTCATCGGGCCGGACAGCACGCTTACCGACGTCGCCGTGGGCGAGAACGCCTCCGTGGTGCGCACCCACGCGCTCTCCTCCACCATCGGCCCGCGCGCTGCCGTAGGGCCGTTTACCTACCTGCGCCCCGGCACCCACCTGGGCGAGGAGGGCAAGCTCGGGGGCTTCGTGGAGACTAAGAACGCCACCATCGGGCGCGGCTCCAAGGTCCCGCACCTGACCTACGTGGGTGACGCCACCATCGGAGAACAGTCCAATATCGGGGCATCGAGCGTGTTCGTGAACTACGACGGCGTGAACAAGCATCACACCGTGGTGGGCGATCACGTGCGCACCGGCTCGGACACCATGTTCATTGCCCCGGTGACCGTGGGTGATGGAGTGTACTCCGGGGCGGGTACAGTAATTAAGGAAGATGTCCCTGCGGGGGCGTTGGTGGTCTCCGGCGGGCGCCAACGCAACATCGAGGGATGGGTGGAGCGCAAGCGGCCCGGTTCTCCGGCCGCCCAGGCCGCCCAGCGGGCGCGTGAGGCTCAATCACCGTCCGCCTCCGATCACTCCGGCGCCGACCAGGAAGGTTAA